From the genome of Hyalangium gracile, one region includes:
- a CDS encoding chemotaxis protein CheB codes for MSYRVLLVGGGLRLMARNLFDSDSLTSAGECAFIDALEVVQAQSPDVVLMDLTSVDALDAIERIMAERPTPILALDPKQLSREEAFRALALGALDVMERTPAPGPEYWHSIARRLTMLAQVRVVRHVQGKLKRLGAHEGPEAPFPLVAIAASLGGPKAISQVLRVIPKKFPAPVAICQHISDGFTEGLAHWLSTETPLRVLEATHEQMMEPGSVYIAPSGAHMLVRSDGKLVLDGRPPVRGFRPSCDLLLSSAAEAFGRRCIGVILTGMGRDGARGLKEIRERGGRTIAQNAETCAVYGMPREAVQIGAAEEVLALDRIGPTLLEWVETC; via the coding sequence CTGTCATATCGCGTGCTGCTCGTGGGCGGAGGGCTCCGCCTCATGGCCCGCAACCTCTTCGACAGTGACTCCCTGACGAGCGCGGGGGAGTGCGCCTTCATCGACGCCCTGGAGGTGGTGCAGGCGCAGAGCCCCGACGTGGTCCTCATGGATCTCACCTCGGTGGATGCCCTGGACGCCATCGAGCGCATCATGGCGGAGCGCCCCACGCCCATCCTCGCGCTGGATCCGAAGCAACTGTCGCGCGAGGAGGCCTTCCGGGCGCTGGCGCTGGGCGCGCTGGACGTGATGGAGCGCACGCCGGCGCCTGGCCCGGAGTACTGGCACTCCATCGCGCGGCGGCTGACGATGCTGGCGCAGGTGCGCGTGGTGCGCCACGTCCAGGGCAAGCTCAAGCGGCTGGGGGCCCACGAGGGCCCGGAGGCTCCCTTCCCGCTGGTGGCCATCGCCGCGTCGCTGGGCGGGCCCAAGGCCATCTCCCAGGTGCTCCGCGTCATCCCCAAGAAGTTCCCGGCGCCGGTGGCCATCTGCCAGCACATCAGCGACGGCTTCACCGAGGGGCTGGCGCACTGGCTGTCCACGGAGACACCACTGCGAGTGCTGGAGGCCACGCACGAGCAGATGATGGAGCCGGGCTCGGTGTACATCGCCCCCTCGGGCGCGCACATGCTGGTGCGCTCGGATGGGAAGCTGGTGCTGGATGGCCGGCCGCCGGTGCGCGGGTTCCGGCCCTCGTGCGATCTGCTGCTATCCTCGGCGGCGGAGGCGTTCGGGCGCCGGTGCATCGGGGTCATCCTCACGGGGATGGGGCGTGACGGGGCGCGGGGGCTGAAGGAGATCCGCGAGCGTGGCGGGAGGACCATCGCGCAGAACGCGGAGACGTGTGCCGTCTACGGCATGCCACGTGAGGCGGTGCAGATCGGCGCGGCGGAGGAAGTCCTCGCCCTGGATAGGATTGGACCAACCCTCCTCGAGTGGGTGGAGACGTGCTGA
- a CDS encoding hybrid sensor histidine kinase/response regulator: MDTEALKKSLLKKFQEVTADRLQKIQLGVLDLEKETAEQAADDVARELHTMKGEARMLGLAAIGQLAHAAEDVLRAEREGKTATEVATDLLLRACDVLSDLIEDLPAAHTGTPTSEEMVQALAAASGHPAPTLSGKAAPAAKPAPAPAAPAPAAPAATMAAQAPRPAAPAQAPATAPAQASAPPRAEEEAPAAPSAKPAIADRSIRVNVEVLDALGVLSGDLLVESARGRLRAQETAHLFERFSRLSDRFLRLSDELTLSPDLRTMLEGIESDLHMLRDDAFRFLRRNDDGINILHGNLAKMADGVAEARLVPLSTVFDAFPRAVRELARNQGKEVDLVVENADLGVDRSMLADVRDALVHLLRNAVDHGLESPEARQQLGKAAAGKVRIRVRADGDMLHIQVEDDGRGIDPERLKAVAVSRHLITQAQAVALSEREAVDLIFRPGFSTRDQVSEISGRGVGMDVVKRKVETLGGSVGVSSRIGRGTTITLRLPQSLALMKVLLVRLGDDVYGIPAADVVAVTRVKPEDRMEVFGTIAIKHRGKPIALVAMGPLLGVNGGNRMDKPPAVVVRHGEDNAALVVDGFVDEREVAVKPCGGDFLKGAPFIAGTAALEDGRIAVLCHVPDIMTEVRRMARPVTQQQSSKRLRVLLVDDSPIARATEGALVKALGHSVEEAQDGEEAYSKVQINSYDLILTDVQMPKMDGFSLTRRLKTTPAVARIPVIILSSLASPEDKRRGLEAGADGYLVKGELGVESLAQTIERLT; encoded by the coding sequence ATGGATACCGAGGCCCTCAAGAAATCCCTCCTGAAGAAGTTCCAGGAGGTCACCGCCGACCGGCTGCAGAAGATCCAGCTCGGGGTCCTCGACCTCGAGAAGGAGACCGCTGAGCAGGCGGCGGACGACGTGGCGCGCGAGCTGCACACGATGAAGGGCGAGGCCCGCATGTTGGGGCTCGCCGCCATCGGCCAGCTGGCGCACGCCGCGGAGGACGTACTGCGCGCCGAGCGCGAAGGCAAGACGGCCACCGAGGTGGCCACGGACCTGCTCCTGCGCGCATGCGACGTGCTGTCGGATCTGATCGAGGATCTGCCAGCCGCGCACACGGGCACTCCCACCAGCGAGGAGATGGTCCAGGCGCTGGCGGCCGCTTCCGGCCACCCGGCGCCGACCCTCAGTGGGAAGGCCGCGCCCGCCGCGAAGCCTGCCCCCGCGCCCGCGGCACCGGCTCCGGCCGCACCCGCCGCCACGATGGCGGCCCAGGCTCCGCGTCCGGCGGCTCCAGCCCAGGCTCCGGCCACCGCGCCCGCCCAGGCTTCGGCCCCGCCGCGGGCCGAGGAAGAGGCTCCGGCCGCGCCGAGCGCGAAGCCGGCCATCGCCGACCGCAGCATCCGGGTGAACGTCGAGGTGCTCGACGCGCTGGGCGTGCTCTCGGGCGATCTGCTCGTGGAGAGCGCCCGGGGTCGGCTCCGGGCCCAGGAGACCGCCCACCTGTTCGAGCGCTTCTCGCGCCTGAGCGACCGCTTCCTGCGGCTGAGCGACGAGCTGACCCTCTCTCCGGATCTGCGGACGATGCTGGAGGGCATCGAGAGCGATCTGCACATGCTGCGGGACGACGCGTTCCGCTTCCTGCGGCGCAATGACGACGGCATCAACATCCTGCACGGCAACCTGGCCAAGATGGCGGACGGGGTGGCCGAGGCCCGGCTGGTGCCGCTGTCCACCGTCTTCGACGCCTTCCCCCGGGCGGTGCGCGAGCTGGCGCGCAACCAGGGCAAGGAGGTGGACCTCGTCGTCGAGAACGCCGACCTGGGCGTGGATCGCTCCATGCTCGCGGATGTGCGCGACGCGCTGGTGCACCTGCTGCGCAACGCGGTGGATCACGGCCTGGAGTCCCCGGAGGCCCGCCAGCAGCTCGGCAAGGCCGCCGCGGGCAAGGTCCGCATCCGCGTGCGCGCCGACGGCGACATGCTCCACATCCAGGTGGAGGATGACGGCCGCGGCATCGATCCCGAGCGGCTGAAGGCCGTGGCCGTCAGCCGGCACCTCATCACCCAGGCCCAGGCCGTCGCGCTGTCCGAGCGCGAGGCCGTCGATCTCATCTTCCGCCCCGGCTTCTCCACGCGCGATCAGGTCAGCGAGATCTCCGGCCGCGGCGTGGGCATGGACGTGGTGAAGCGGAAGGTGGAGACGCTGGGCGGCTCGGTGGGGGTCTCCAGCCGCATCGGCCGTGGCACCACCATCACGCTGCGCCTGCCCCAGTCGCTGGCGCTGATGAAGGTCCTCCTGGTGCGCCTGGGGGACGACGTGTACGGCATCCCCGCGGCGGACGTGGTGGCGGTGACGCGCGTGAAGCCCGAGGATCGGATGGAGGTGTTCGGCACCATCGCGATCAAGCACCGCGGCAAGCCCATCGCGCTGGTGGCCATGGGGCCGCTGCTGGGCGTCAACGGCGGCAACCGCATGGACAAGCCGCCCGCGGTGGTGGTCCGCCACGGCGAGGACAACGCGGCGCTGGTGGTGGACGGCTTCGTGGACGAGCGCGAGGTGGCCGTCAAGCCGTGCGGCGGGGACTTCCTCAAGGGCGCGCCCTTCATCGCCGGCACCGCGGCGCTGGAGGACGGGCGCATCGCCGTGCTGTGCCACGTGCCGGACATCATGACCGAGGTGCGTCGCATGGCGCGCCCCGTCACCCAGCAGCAGTCCTCCAAGCGGCTGCGGGTGCTGCTGGTGGACGACTCGCCCATCGCCCGGGCCACCGAAGGCGCGCTGGTCAAGGCGCTCGGCCACTCGGTGGAGGAGGCGCAGGACGGCGAGGAGGCCTACTCGAAGGTGCAGATCAATTCGTATGATTTGATCCTCACCGACGTGCAGATGCCAAAGATGGATGGCTTCTCGCTCACCCGGAGGCTGAAGACGACCCCCGCCGTGGCTCGCATCCCCGTCATCATCCTGTCCTCGCTGGCCTCTCCGGAGGACAAGCGGCGCGGCCTGGAGGCGGGGGCGGACGGCTACCTCGTCAAGGGCGAGCTAGGTGTGGAGAGCCTCGCCCAGACCATCGAGCGGTTGACGTGA
- a CDS encoding methyl-accepting chemotaxis protein, translating into MALDTTNDKPTKARGAKKPAATKSAAKTSANGNAPSLKPLSDTLKSVLAGNLQARVASEIVSGEMAEVATLFNQVLERFSDSEHRKQVAAQEIDQALDALIALVREGDLSRWNTTTEDPQLAPLLEGFGKVIETLRTFVREINEAALRLSSSANQVLAASTQHETSSTEQAAAIHETTATMEELKHASAQIAENAGAVARVAEETLGAARAGRGAIAEFIQAMQQIRSDGIAVADSIAKLSKRVERIGTVVEVIDEIADRSDLLALNAALEGSRAGEAGKGFSIVAAEMRRLAENVLDSTKEIKSLITEIREATANAGSAAEASKVATESGEKLGAVAAQAVEGILAGVQETSDAARVINLATQQQRTATEQVVASMAEIEDVTRQTTQASKQATGASAELSQLAGRLAELIKRFKAD; encoded by the coding sequence ATGGCCCTGGACACCACCAACGACAAGCCGACCAAGGCCCGTGGCGCGAAGAAGCCCGCGGCGACCAAGAGCGCGGCGAAGACTTCGGCCAACGGGAACGCCCCGTCCCTCAAGCCCCTGTCCGACACGCTCAAGTCGGTGCTGGCCGGCAACCTCCAGGCCCGCGTGGCCTCGGAGATCGTCAGCGGCGAGATGGCGGAGGTCGCCACCCTGTTCAACCAGGTCCTCGAGCGCTTCTCGGACTCCGAGCACCGCAAGCAGGTCGCGGCCCAGGAGATCGATCAGGCGCTGGACGCCCTCATCGCCCTGGTGCGCGAGGGAGACCTGTCGCGCTGGAACACCACGACGGAAGATCCCCAGCTGGCCCCGCTGCTCGAGGGCTTCGGCAAGGTGATCGAGACGCTGCGCACCTTCGTGCGCGAGATCAACGAGGCGGCGCTGCGCCTGTCCTCGTCCGCCAACCAGGTGCTGGCCGCCTCCACGCAGCACGAGACGTCCTCCACTGAACAGGCCGCCGCCATCCACGAGACGACGGCGACCATGGAGGAGCTCAAGCACGCCTCGGCGCAGATCGCCGAGAACGCGGGCGCGGTGGCTCGCGTGGCCGAGGAGACGCTGGGCGCGGCGCGCGCGGGCCGCGGCGCCATCGCCGAGTTCATCCAGGCCATGCAGCAGATCCGCAGCGACGGCATCGCCGTGGCGGACTCCATCGCCAAGCTGTCCAAGCGCGTGGAGCGCATCGGCACGGTGGTGGAGGTGATCGACGAGATCGCCGACCGCTCGGACCTGCTGGCGCTCAACGCGGCGCTCGAGGGCAGCCGCGCCGGTGAGGCCGGCAAGGGCTTCTCCATCGTCGCGGCGGAGATGCGGCGGCTGGCCGAGAACGTCCTGGACTCCACCAAGGAGATCAAGAGCCTCATCACCGAGATCCGCGAGGCCACGGCCAACGCGGGCAGCGCGGCGGAGGCCTCCAAGGTGGCCACCGAGTCCGGCGAGAAGCTGGGCGCCGTGGCCGCGCAGGCCGTCGAGGGCATCCTCGCCGGTGTCCAGGAGACCAGCGACGCGGCGCGCGTCATCAACCTCGCCACGCAGCAGCAGCGCACGGCCACCGAGCAGGTGGTGGCGTCCATGGCGGAGATCGAGGACGTGACGCGGCAGACGACGCAGGCTTCGAAGCAGGCCACGGGCGCCTCGGCCGAGCTGTCGCAGCTGGCGGGTCGTCTGGCGGAGCTCATCAAGCGCTTCAAGGCGGACTAG
- a CDS encoding Frizzy aggregation protein FrzB: MMDEQTSVEEEVDILFFEVGEHLYGTDASQVLRIERSLPEDLSRVELGELKHGRRALVFSTEEGESHLKVDVVRGVRPIPVGDLRRLPPAVNAARFTIGACLDQARLVLLIDLVETAKTQGRH; the protein is encoded by the coding sequence ATGATGGACGAACAGACGTCCGTCGAGGAGGAGGTGGACATCCTCTTCTTCGAGGTCGGCGAGCACCTCTATGGCACGGACGCCTCGCAGGTGCTGCGCATCGAACGCTCGCTGCCGGAGGATCTCTCCCGGGTGGAGCTGGGGGAGCTCAAGCACGGCAGGCGGGCACTCGTGTTCTCCACCGAGGAGGGAGAGTCCCACCTCAAGGTGGATGTTGTGCGGGGCGTGCGCCCCATCCCCGTCGGGGATCTCCGCCGGCTGCCGCCCGCCGTGAACGCCGCCCGCTTTACCATCGGTGCGTGCCTGGATCAGGCCCGCCTCGTGTTGCTCATCGATCTGGTCGAAACCGCTAAGACGCAAGGAAGGCACTGA
- a CDS encoding chemotaxis protein CheW, translating into MAPDRAIAAQARPEQEFFCFRVGDLRLGVPSENVLEVLRAGLLTPLPRAPSFLLGVTGHRGEVLPVIDLLRFLAKGEARIMPRTRIFVGVSGSYVAGVVADTVLGLRKILVSDILPPPMGADAATEHMLGVVAGPTAEETINLLNFSKLLQTARQRAVSR; encoded by the coding sequence ATCGCGCCGGACCGTGCCATCGCAGCTCAGGCCCGGCCCGAGCAAGAGTTCTTCTGCTTCCGTGTAGGAGACCTGCGCCTCGGTGTGCCCAGCGAGAACGTGCTCGAGGTGCTCCGCGCGGGGCTGCTCACGCCGCTGCCGCGGGCCCCCTCGTTCCTGCTGGGCGTCACCGGCCACCGCGGCGAGGTGCTGCCGGTGATTGATCTGCTGCGCTTCCTGGCCAAGGGCGAGGCGCGCATCATGCCCCGCACGCGCATCTTCGTGGGCGTCAGCGGCAGCTACGTGGCCGGCGTGGTGGCGGACACGGTGCTGGGGCTGCGGAAGATCCTCGTCTCCGACATCCTCCCGCCGCCCATGGGCGCGGACGCCGCCACCGAGCACATGCTGGGGGTCGTCGCCGGGCCCACCGCCGAGGAGACCATCAACCTGCTCAACTTCTCCAAGCTGCTCCAGACGGCGCGGCAGCGGGCGGTGTCGCGATGA